From the genome of Amycolatopsis sp. NBC_01488, one region includes:
- a CDS encoding serine hydrolase domain-containing protein, producing the protein MRKSLPGKRIVAVGTLVALLAATTAAPALAATSPLQGALDTLTAQDGVPGTEAVVQDGSRTRVTRSGTGDVTTGKPFPRNGSFRAGSVTKSFVATVVLQLAGEGRVQLDAPVERYLPGLLPDHRITVRQLLQHTSGLYEYLRDFDLTDPEALRHRGAEPAELVAMAVRHPALFPPGTHWSYSNTNYIVAGMIAERVTGHELGEEITRRITRPLGLADTYLPRRGDERLPAPHAVGYTAIGGKLVDFSDFDATIAWAAGGLVSTPADLDRFYGALLGGKLLHPAQLAEMRRTVPAAELGIPGAAYGLGLGSIPLSCGLFWGHEGGILGFTNLAGAGPDGRRATVVVNQDPVPGAANQHVLAATDTALCSGR; encoded by the coding sequence ATGCGGAAATCCTTGCCCGGCAAACGGATCGTCGCCGTCGGCACGCTCGTCGCGCTCCTCGCGGCGACCACGGCGGCACCGGCGCTCGCCGCCACGAGCCCGCTCCAGGGCGCGCTCGACACCCTGACCGCCCAGGACGGCGTCCCGGGCACCGAAGCGGTCGTCCAGGACGGCTCGCGGACGCGGGTCACGCGCAGCGGCACCGGGGACGTCACCACCGGAAAACCCTTCCCGCGCAACGGCTCCTTCCGCGCGGGCAGCGTCACGAAGTCGTTCGTGGCCACCGTCGTGCTGCAGCTCGCGGGCGAGGGCCGGGTGCAGCTGGACGCGCCGGTCGAGCGGTACCTGCCGGGCCTGCTCCCCGACCACCGGATCACCGTGCGGCAGCTGCTTCAGCACACCAGCGGGCTCTACGAATACCTGCGGGACTTCGACCTCACCGACCCGGAAGCCCTGCGCCACCGCGGCGCGGAGCCCGCCGAGCTGGTGGCGATGGCGGTGCGGCATCCGGCGCTGTTCCCGCCCGGCACGCACTGGTCGTACTCCAACACGAACTACATCGTCGCGGGCATGATCGCCGAACGCGTCACCGGGCACGAGCTGGGCGAGGAGATCACCCGCCGGATCACGCGCCCGCTCGGCCTGGCCGACACCTACCTGCCCCGCCGCGGCGATGAGCGCCTGCCGGCGCCGCACGCCGTCGGCTACACGGCGATCGGTGGGAAGCTGGTGGACTTCAGCGACTTCGACGCGACGATCGCCTGGGCGGCAGGCGGTCTCGTGTCGACGCCGGCCGACCTCGACCGGTTCTACGGCGCCCTGCTCGGCGGAAAGCTCCTGCACCCGGCCCAGCTGGCCGAGATGCGGCGCACGGTCCCCGCCGCCGAGCTGGGCATCCCGGGCGCCGCCTACGGCCTGGGGCTGGGCAGCATCCCGCTGTCCTGCGGGCTGTTCTGGGGCCACGAGGGCGGCATCCTCGGCTTCACGAACCTGGCGGGAGCAGGCCCGGACGGCCGCCGCGCGACGGTGGTGGTGAACCAGGACCCGGTCCCGGGCGCGGCGAACCAGCACGTCCTCGCCGCCACCGACACCGCCCTCTGCTCGGGCCGGTAG
- a CDS encoding flavoprotein, with the protein MRDLGLIASSCGGLDTRFAAELVNPAAVRGWRPAITLTPTAMRWLASTGGLDDVAAGTDLPVRGVSRLPGEPRPHPDPEVFLFAPASANSVAKLALGIADNQALTVLGDVLGAPGITIVVAYQIQDTRVHHPAWQRHLDTLAGAGVTLHRLDIRRPWTEVLDLLH; encoded by the coding sequence GTGAGAGATCTCGGCCTGATCGCGAGCTCGTGCGGCGGGCTGGACACCCGGTTCGCCGCCGAGCTGGTGAACCCCGCCGCGGTCCGCGGCTGGCGGCCGGCGATCACGCTGACGCCGACCGCGATGCGCTGGCTGGCGTCCACCGGCGGCCTCGACGACGTCGCCGCGGGCACCGACCTGCCGGTCCGCGGTGTCTCGCGGCTGCCGGGGGAGCCGCGGCCGCACCCGGACCCGGAGGTGTTCCTCTTCGCCCCGGCGTCGGCCAACTCGGTCGCGAAGCTGGCGCTGGGCATCGCGGACAACCAGGCGCTGACCGTGCTCGGTGACGTCCTCGGCGCGCCCGGGATCACGATCGTGGTGGCGTACCAGATCCAGGACACCCGGGTGCACCACCCGGCGTGGCAGCGCCACCTCGACACCCTCGCGGGCGCCGGCGTGACGCTGCACCGCCTCGACATCCGGCGGCCGTGGACCGAGGTGCTGGACCTGCTCCACTGA
- a CDS encoding RsmB/NOP family class I SAM-dependent RNA methyltransferase produces the protein MNDHRERRPSRPQRGRPAPRKEGPRRPPEVDPARQAAFDVLAAVRTKDAYANLVLPDLLRERRITGRDAALATELAYGASRAQGLLDAVIAACAERPLSQTDPAVLDALRLGAYQLLRTRIPEHAAVTSTVDLVRAEAGSWATGFANAIMRKVSEKDETAWLDELAPDEGADPIGAYALRTAHPRWIARSFAEALGDKGAGLKAALEADDVRPEVHLVARPGEISADELAAITGGDPAPYSPYGVRLPAGAGDPADAEPVRERLAAVQDEGSQLCAIAATKVPLQGSDERWLDLCAGPGGKAALLGALAAMSGARVDAVEKAPHRAKLVEKATGGLPVKVHVADGRESGLEPGYDRILVDAPCSGLGALRRRPEARWRRKPSDVADLTKLQGELITAAYALLRPGGALTYVVCSPHLAETEGVIGETARRLKAEVLDARELFPGVPELGDGPYVQLWPHRHGTDAMFCAVLRKP, from the coding sequence GTGAACGACCACAGGGAACGACGTCCGTCACGGCCGCAACGAGGCCGCCCGGCCCCGCGCAAGGAAGGCCCGCGCCGCCCGCCGGAGGTGGACCCGGCCCGGCAGGCCGCGTTCGACGTCCTCGCGGCCGTGCGGACGAAGGACGCCTACGCCAACCTCGTCCTGCCGGACCTGCTGCGTGAGCGGCGGATCACCGGCCGGGACGCGGCGCTGGCCACTGAACTCGCGTACGGCGCTTCGCGGGCGCAGGGCCTGCTCGACGCCGTCATCGCCGCCTGCGCCGAGCGTCCGCTCTCGCAGACCGACCCGGCCGTGCTCGACGCGCTGCGCCTCGGCGCCTACCAGCTGCTGCGCACGCGGATCCCGGAGCACGCCGCCGTGACGTCCACTGTGGACCTCGTCCGCGCGGAAGCCGGTTCGTGGGCCACGGGTTTCGCGAACGCGATCATGCGCAAGGTGTCCGAAAAGGACGAGACCGCGTGGCTGGACGAGCTGGCGCCGGACGAGGGCGCCGACCCGATCGGCGCCTACGCGCTGCGCACCGCGCACCCGCGCTGGATCGCCCGCTCGTTCGCCGAAGCGCTGGGGGACAAGGGCGCGGGACTGAAAGCGGCGTTGGAGGCCGACGACGTCCGGCCCGAAGTGCACCTGGTCGCCCGGCCCGGCGAGATCAGCGCCGACGAGCTGGCCGCGATCACCGGCGGCGACCCGGCGCCGTACTCGCCCTACGGCGTCCGGCTGCCCGCCGGCGCCGGTGACCCGGCCGACGCCGAGCCGGTGCGCGAGCGGCTGGCCGCGGTGCAGGACGAAGGCAGCCAGCTGTGCGCGATCGCCGCGACGAAGGTGCCCCTCCAGGGCTCCGACGAGCGCTGGCTCGACCTCTGCGCCGGCCCCGGCGGCAAGGCCGCGCTGCTCGGCGCGCTGGCGGCGATGAGCGGGGCGAGGGTGGACGCCGTCGAGAAGGCGCCGCACCGCGCGAAGCTCGTCGAGAAGGCCACGGGCGGCCTGCCGGTGAAGGTGCATGTCGCCGACGGCCGTGAAAGCGGTCTCGAGCCGGGCTACGACCGGATCCTGGTGGACGCGCCGTGCAGCGGGCTCGGCGCGCTGCGGCGGCGGCCGGAGGCGCGCTGGCGCCGCAAGCCGTCGGACGTCGCGGACCTGACCAAGCTGCAGGGCGAGCTGATCACCGCGGCCTACGCGCTGCTGCGGCCGGGCGGCGCGCTCACCTACGTCGTCTGCTCGCCGCACCTCGCCGAGACCGAGGGCGTGATCGGGGAGACGGCGCGGCGGCTCAAGGCCGAGGTGCTGGACGCGCGCGAGCTGTTCCCGGGCGTGCCGGAGCTGGGCGACGGGCCGTACGTGCAGCTCTGGCCGCACCGCCACGGCACGGACGCGATGTTCTGCGCCGTGCTGCGCAAGCCGTGA
- the fmt gene encoding methionyl-tRNA formyltransferase — protein MKLVFAGTPDPAVPALRALLDSGRHEVAAVVTRPDAQAGRGRRVVRSPVGALADEHGIEVLTPARAGDPAFLARLAELAPDACPVVAYGALLPQAALDIPRLGWVNLHFSLLPAWRGAAPVQAAIRAGDEITGASTFRIVKELDAGPVYGVVTETIGATDTAGGLLGRLAESGAKLLLSTMDGLADGSLVAREQPAEGISYAPKVTVEDARVSFADPASAVDRQIRSVTPEPGAWAEFRGERIKLGPVTVLDEPGPPPGEIVVERKRVLVGTATKPLRLGEVQAPGKKRMAATDWARGTRIDQGERLR, from the coding sequence ATGAAGCTCGTCTTCGCCGGCACCCCCGACCCGGCCGTCCCCGCGCTGCGCGCCCTGCTCGACTCCGGCCGGCACGAGGTCGCCGCCGTCGTCACCCGGCCCGATGCCCAGGCCGGGCGCGGCCGCCGCGTCGTCCGCTCGCCGGTCGGCGCCCTCGCCGACGAGCACGGCATCGAGGTCCTGACGCCCGCGCGCGCCGGCGACCCGGCCTTCCTCGCCCGCCTGGCCGAGCTGGCGCCGGACGCCTGCCCGGTCGTCGCCTACGGTGCGTTGCTGCCGCAGGCGGCCCTCGACATCCCGCGCCTCGGCTGGGTGAACCTGCACTTCTCGCTGCTGCCCGCGTGGCGCGGCGCGGCGCCGGTGCAGGCCGCGATCCGCGCCGGCGACGAGATCACCGGCGCGTCGACCTTCCGGATCGTCAAGGAGCTGGACGCGGGCCCGGTCTACGGCGTCGTCACCGAGACGATCGGCGCGACCGACACGGCGGGCGGTCTGCTCGGGCGGCTCGCGGAGTCCGGCGCCAAGCTGCTGCTGTCCACCATGGACGGTCTGGCCGACGGCAGCCTGGTCGCGCGCGAGCAGCCCGCCGAGGGCATCAGCTACGCGCCGAAGGTGACCGTCGAGGACGCTCGGGTGTCCTTCGCCGATCCGGCCTCGGCGGTCGACCGGCAGATCCGGTCGGTCACCCCGGAGCCGGGCGCGTGGGCGGAGTTCCGCGGCGAGCGGATCAAGCTCGGCCCGGTCACGGTGCTCGACGAGCCCGGCCCGCCGCCGGGGGAGATCGTGGTCGAACGCAAGCGGGTGCTGGTCGGGACGGCGACGAAGCCGTTGCGGCTCGGCGAGGTCCAGGCACCCGGCAAGAAACGGATGGCGGCCACCGACTGGGCGCGCGGTACGAGGATCGACCAGGGAGAGCGCCTCCGGTGA
- the ggt gene encoding gamma-glutamyltransferase: MPSHRCRRVLVIAATAALATTVAAGPATAATPTPKSPVAVGFGGAVASIDADATAIGTKVLRDGGNAVDAAVAVAAALGVTDPFSAGVGGGGFLVYYDAKTHRVHTLDGRETAPKSADANLFVENGQPLAFADAVTSGLSVGVPGTPATWSEALRKWGTRSLAKSLKPAEDLARKGFVVDSTFQTQVANNAARFAAFPSTRSLYLPGGAPPSPGTVFRNPDLADTYAQLERNGVDALYKGPIGADIAKTVQQPPKDPASTLNVRPGKLTAADIAAYRAIERTPTHATYEGLDVYGMPAPSSGGLTVGEALNILENFDLKHASKADYLQYFLESTRFAFADRNRWIGDPAVIDVPAKELLSQRFADTRACLISKDKAATSPVAPADPRHPTPCAAGTTGAPTPYEGENTTHLTVADKWGNVVAYTLTIEQEGGSGMVVPGRGFLLNNELTDFSFTPVTPGVPDPNLPGPGKRPRSSMAPTIVLKDGRPFFATGSPGGASIITTVLQVILGRLDRGLSLEDAIAAPRASQRNSAQAQVEQQFLDQPETAVLKARGQGFSTAPAEIGAATGVERLRDGRWLAAAEPVRRGSGAAQVVWPARW; the protein is encoded by the coding sequence ATGCCGTCGCACAGATGCCGCCGAGTCCTCGTCATCGCCGCCACCGCCGCACTGGCCACCACCGTCGCGGCCGGACCCGCCACGGCCGCCACCCCCACGCCGAAGTCCCCGGTCGCCGTCGGGTTCGGGGGCGCGGTCGCCAGCATCGACGCCGACGCCACCGCGATCGGCACGAAGGTCCTGCGCGACGGCGGGAACGCCGTCGACGCGGCCGTCGCGGTCGCCGCCGCGCTCGGCGTCACCGACCCGTTCTCCGCCGGCGTCGGCGGAGGCGGGTTCCTCGTCTACTACGACGCGAAGACCCACCGCGTCCACACGCTCGACGGCCGGGAGACCGCGCCGAAGTCCGCCGACGCGAACCTCTTCGTCGAAAACGGCCAGCCGCTGGCGTTCGCCGACGCTGTCACGAGCGGGCTCAGCGTCGGCGTGCCCGGCACGCCCGCGACGTGGTCCGAGGCGCTGCGCAAGTGGGGGACGCGCTCACTGGCGAAGTCGCTGAAGCCCGCGGAAGACTTGGCGCGCAAGGGATTCGTCGTCGACTCGACGTTCCAGACGCAGGTCGCGAACAACGCCGCGCGGTTCGCGGCGTTCCCCTCGACGCGGTCGCTGTACCTGCCGGGCGGCGCACCGCCGTCGCCCGGGACCGTCTTCCGGAACCCCGACCTCGCGGACACCTACGCGCAGCTCGAGCGCAACGGCGTCGACGCCCTCTACAAGGGCCCGATCGGCGCGGACATCGCGAAGACCGTCCAGCAGCCGCCGAAGGATCCGGCCTCGACGCTGAACGTGCGCCCCGGCAAGCTGACCGCCGCGGACATCGCCGCCTACCGCGCCATCGAGCGCACCCCGACCCACGCGACCTACGAGGGCCTCGACGTCTACGGCATGCCGGCGCCGTCTTCGGGTGGGCTCACGGTCGGCGAAGCGCTCAACATCCTCGAGAACTTCGACCTGAAGCACGCGAGCAAGGCCGACTACCTGCAGTACTTCCTGGAGTCGACGCGGTTCGCGTTCGCCGACCGCAACCGCTGGATCGGCGACCCGGCCGTGATTGACGTCCCGGCCAAGGAACTGCTGAGCCAGCGCTTCGCCGACACCCGGGCGTGCCTGATCTCGAAGGACAAGGCCGCGACCAGCCCGGTCGCCCCGGCCGACCCGCGGCACCCGACGCCGTGCGCGGCGGGCACCACGGGCGCGCCGACGCCGTACGAGGGGGAGAACACCACGCACCTGACGGTCGCCGACAAGTGGGGCAACGTCGTCGCCTACACGCTGACCATCGAGCAGGAGGGTGGCAGCGGCATGGTCGTGCCGGGCCGCGGGTTCCTGCTCAACAACGAGCTCACCGACTTCTCCTTCACGCCGGTGACGCCGGGCGTGCCCGACCCGAACCTGCCCGGCCCGGGCAAGCGGCCGCGCTCGTCGATGGCGCCGACGATCGTGCTGAAGGACGGCCGCCCGTTCTTCGCGACCGGCTCGCCGGGTGGCGCGTCGATCATCACGACGGTCCTGCAGGTGATCCTCGGCCGCCTCGACCGCGGGCTGTCGCTGGAGGACGCGATCGCGGCACCGCGGGCGTCGCAGCGGAACTCGGCGCAGGCCCAGGTGGAGCAGCAGTTCCTGGACCAGCCGGAGACGGCGGTGCTGAAGGCGAGAGGTCAGGGCTTCTCGACGGCCCCGGCGGAGATCGGCGCGGCGACGGGCGTGGAGCGCCTGCGCGACGGCCGCTGGCTGGCGGCGGCGGAACCGGTCCGGCGCGGGTCCGGCGCGGCCCAGGTGGTGTGGCCCGCGCGCTGGTAG
- a CDS encoding lysozyme, whose product MTAPRRWRRLLGAAVAVSTSLLVVTATGASASPDQDASDNHEMGAAIRAHDGVGPAGLLPASVDASVPGIDVSSYQGNVNWASYWSAGKKFAYVKATEGTGYQNAYFSQQYTGSYNVGMIRGAYHYGRPDTSSGAAQADYFVAHGGGWSKDGKTLPGTLDIEWGPDNACYGKTPAQMVAWIKAFSDEYHAKTTRWPVIYTATSWWSQCTGNTGDFSSTNPLWVARYASSAGTLPYNWGFYTFWQYSSSPIDQDSFSADISRLKVLATG is encoded by the coding sequence ATGACTGCACCACGGAGATGGCGCCGCCTGCTCGGCGCCGCTGTGGCCGTTTCGACCTCCCTGCTGGTCGTGACCGCCACCGGCGCCTCGGCGTCACCGGACCAGGACGCGTCGGACAACCACGAGATGGGCGCGGCGATCCGCGCCCACGACGGGGTGGGCCCGGCGGGTCTCCTGCCGGCGTCGGTGGACGCGAGCGTCCCCGGCATCGACGTCAGCTCCTACCAGGGCAACGTCAACTGGGCGTCGTACTGGAGCGCGGGCAAGAAGTTCGCCTACGTCAAGGCGACCGAGGGCACCGGGTACCAGAACGCGTACTTCAGCCAGCAGTACACGGGCTCGTACAACGTCGGCATGATCCGCGGCGCGTACCACTACGGCCGCCCGGACACCTCGAGCGGCGCGGCCCAGGCCGACTACTTCGTCGCCCACGGCGGCGGCTGGTCGAAGGACGGCAAGACGCTCCCGGGCACGCTCGACATCGAGTGGGGCCCGGACAACGCCTGCTACGGCAAGACGCCTGCCCAGATGGTGGCGTGGATCAAGGCGTTCAGCGACGAGTACCACGCGAAGACGACCCGCTGGCCGGTGATCTACACGGCGACGAGCTGGTGGAGCCAGTGCACCGGCAACACGGGCGACTTCAGCTCGACGAACCCGCTGTGGGTGGCGCGGTACGCGTCGTCGGCGGGGACGCTGCCGTACAACTGGGGCTTCTACACGTTCTGGCAGTACAGCTCCTCGCCGATCGACCAGGACTCGTTCAGTGCGGACATCTCGCGCCTGAAGGTCCTCGCGACGGGCTGA